A DNA window from Amycolatopsis sp. DSM 110486 contains the following coding sequences:
- a CDS encoding nuclear transport factor 2 family protein codes for MSRTVSEISQLFVRSMQTLDPGPLADVFAAEAVYELPFHGHRVEGREAILATLGDGAVRARALGLDSVRVGIRELADGFVAELTVEGRNPHTGESYGFPSSVGLVTVHNGEILAYRDFPNTAAAHTMTGAATVFQRFLDASVENRWDDLADLYAEDVVLEMPFTPAGVPRLTHGREELRRRFRAAGAVRRMTKADNVVVHETTDPAVLVTEFDLHGEFGGEGFVSSYVMVLTIRDGKIAHTRDYADTAAAAKRITASQSAPPVG; via the coding sequence ATGAGCCGAACCGTGTCCGAAATCTCGCAGCTCTTCGTCCGCAGCATGCAGACGCTCGACCCTGGGCCGCTCGCCGACGTCTTCGCCGCCGAAGCCGTGTACGAGCTCCCCTTTCACGGCCACCGCGTCGAAGGCCGGGAAGCGATCCTGGCGACGCTCGGCGACGGCGCCGTCCGAGCCCGTGCGCTCGGGCTGGACTCCGTGCGGGTCGGCATCCGCGAACTGGCCGACGGGTTCGTCGCGGAGCTCACCGTCGAGGGCCGCAATCCGCATACCGGTGAGAGCTATGGGTTTCCGTCGTCGGTCGGGCTGGTGACCGTCCACAATGGAGAGATCCTGGCGTACCGCGACTTCCCCAACACCGCGGCGGCGCACACCATGACCGGCGCTGCGACAGTGTTCCAGCGATTCCTGGACGCGTCCGTGGAGAACCGCTGGGACGACCTCGCCGACCTCTACGCCGAGGACGTCGTGCTGGAAATGCCCTTCACGCCGGCCGGAGTGCCGCGCCTGACGCACGGGCGCGAAGAGCTGCGCCGCCGGTTCCGCGCCGCGGGCGCAGTGCGCCGGATGACCAAGGCGGACAACGTCGTCGTGCACGAAACCACCGACCCGGCCGTGCTTGTCACGGAGTTCGACCTCCACGGCGAGTTCGGTGGCGAAGGGTTCGTCTCGTCGTACGTCATGGTGCTGACCATCCGCGACGGCAAGATCGCCCACACCCGCGACTACGCCGACACCGCCGCGGCGGCGAAGCGGATCACTGCGTCGCAGTCTGCGCCGCCGGTGGGCTGA
- a CDS encoding TetR/AcrR family transcriptional regulator, producing the protein MDKPLLRADARRNRARVLAAAEEAFAADGLAVPLDDIARLAGVGAGTVYRHFPSKEALFQAVVLERLEQFALEARELADAEDPGAAFYDYFARVIKQASLNRAICEALGATTGSAYKAEIGTEFRTNLAALLERAQAVGAVRTDLDGDDLRALIVGALAVERYSPGSHHLVRVLLDGLRAVGSAGS; encoded by the coding sequence GTGGACAAGCCACTGTTGCGCGCCGACGCGCGCCGCAACCGGGCGCGGGTGCTGGCTGCCGCCGAGGAGGCCTTCGCGGCCGACGGGCTGGCCGTGCCCCTCGACGACATCGCGCGGCTCGCGGGCGTCGGCGCAGGCACTGTTTATCGGCATTTCCCCAGCAAGGAGGCGCTGTTCCAGGCCGTGGTGCTGGAGCGCCTGGAGCAGTTCGCCTTGGAGGCCCGCGAACTCGCCGACGCCGAAGACCCGGGCGCGGCGTTCTACGACTACTTCGCGCGCGTCATCAAGCAGGCCTCCCTCAACCGCGCGATCTGCGAAGCACTGGGCGCCACCACGGGCTCCGCGTACAAGGCGGAGATCGGCACCGAGTTCCGCACGAACCTCGCCGCCCTGCTCGAACGCGCACAGGCGGTGGGAGCGGTTCGCACTGATCTCGATGGGGATGACCTGCGTGCGCTGATCGTCGGGGCTTTGGCGGTGGAGCGGTATTCGCCGGGTAGTCATCATCTGGTTCGTGTTCTGCTTGACGGCCTTCGTGCGGTTGGTTCGGCGGGTTCCTGA
- a CDS encoding ABC transporter permease produces the protein MTATLTRAPATNTALVGTWHLTRLALRRDRVIVAIWIVLLSIVPAATVSSYDQFYPDAASRAALTAGALANPSFSLLYGPAFDLTTAGGFIAWRMGGFLALLIGLMAVFTVTRHTRAEEDSGRAELLASTVVGRYAALTAAVLVSGAASVLIGVIQVGTMISAKLPADGALAFGAGTALAGLVFTGVAAVAVQLAEYSRTANGIGTAVIGIAFLLRGAGDSTSDAHWLSWLSPIGWSQQVRPFAGERWWVLLLPVAATLVLGAAGYALLPRRDVGTGLVPPRPGPAGGAPSLRTPFALAWRLQRGPLLGWVVGFAVGGALFGSIASGISGLVGDTEQTRQIFERLGGSDAIVDAFLATMVSLFAMLSALYGVQATLRMRTEETGMRFEPLLATRVGRLRLAASHLVFAYAGTALLVLVGGVLLGISHGLRSGDVGGSVADMLTAVLVQVPATWVIVSVCTLLFGLLPRFTGLAWAAGALGLLISLFGPVVNAPQAVLDVSPFQHPPKLPGAAFTATPIVWLLVVAVVCLMAGLFGWRRRDVG, from the coding sequence ATGACCGCGACCCTCACGAGGGCGCCGGCCACGAACACGGCACTCGTCGGCACCTGGCACCTCACGCGGCTGGCGCTGCGGCGCGACCGCGTGATCGTGGCGATCTGGATCGTGCTGCTCAGCATCGTCCCGGCCGCCACGGTGTCGAGCTACGACCAGTTCTACCCCGACGCCGCCAGCCGCGCGGCGCTCACCGCGGGCGCCCTGGCCAACCCGTCGTTCTCCCTCCTCTACGGCCCGGCCTTCGACCTCACGACGGCGGGCGGTTTCATCGCGTGGCGCATGGGCGGGTTCCTCGCGCTGCTCATCGGGCTGATGGCCGTCTTCACGGTCACGCGCCACACTCGCGCCGAGGAGGACTCGGGCCGTGCGGAGCTGCTGGCGTCCACTGTGGTCGGTCGCTACGCGGCACTGACGGCGGCCGTCCTCGTGTCCGGCGCGGCGAGCGTGCTGATCGGCGTGATCCAGGTCGGCACCATGATCAGCGCGAAGTTGCCGGCCGACGGCGCGCTCGCCTTCGGCGCGGGCACGGCGCTGGCGGGCCTGGTGTTCACGGGCGTCGCGGCGGTGGCCGTGCAGCTCGCCGAGTACTCGCGTACGGCCAACGGCATCGGCACCGCCGTGATCGGCATCGCCTTCCTGCTGCGCGGCGCGGGCGACTCGACGTCCGACGCCCACTGGCTCTCGTGGCTCTCGCCGATCGGCTGGTCGCAGCAGGTGCGCCCCTTCGCGGGCGAACGCTGGTGGGTGCTGCTGCTGCCCGTCGCGGCGACACTGGTGCTCGGCGCCGCCGGCTACGCCCTCCTGCCGCGACGCGACGTCGGCACCGGCTTGGTGCCGCCTCGTCCGGGGCCCGCGGGTGGTGCGCCTTCACTGCGCACGCCGTTCGCGCTGGCGTGGCGACTGCAACGCGGCCCCCTGCTCGGCTGGGTCGTCGGCTTCGCCGTCGGCGGCGCGCTGTTCGGCTCCATCGCGAGCGGCATCTCCGGCCTCGTCGGCGACACCGAGCAGACGCGCCAGATCTTCGAGCGCCTCGGCGGTTCCGACGCGATCGTCGACGCGTTCCTCGCGACGATGGTGAGCCTGTTCGCCATGCTCAGCGCGCTGTACGGCGTGCAGGCGACGCTGCGGATGCGCACCGAGGAAACGGGCATGCGTTTCGAACCGCTCCTCGCCACCCGCGTCGGCCGCCTCCGGCTGGCCGCGAGCCACCTCGTGTTCGCCTACGCCGGGACGGCGCTGCTGGTGCTCGTCGGCGGGGTGCTGCTGGGCATTTCGCACGGCCTGCGATCCGGCGATGTCGGCGGTTCCGTGGCCGACATGCTGACGGCCGTGCTGGTGCAGGTACCGGCGACGTGGGTGATCGTTTCGGTGTGCACGCTACTTTTCGGGCTGCTGCCGCGATTCACCGGGCTTGCCTGGGCCGCGGGCGCGCTGGGGCTGCTGATCAGCCTGTTCGGGCCGGTGGTGAACGCGCCGCAGGCGGTGCTGGACGTTTCGCCGTTCCAGCACCCGCCGAAGCTCCCGGGCGCCGCATTCACGGCGACGCCGATCGTGTGGCTGCTGGTGGTCGCGGTGGTGTGCCTGATGGCTGGGCTCTTCGGCTGGCGCCGACGGGACGTGGGTTAG
- a CDS encoding ABC transporter ATP-binding protein, giving the protein MGNAISISGLHKSFGAAKALDGLDLQVPVGEVHGFLGPNGAGKSTTVRVLLGLLHADAGEVSLLDGDPWRDAASLHHRLAYVPGDVNLWPNLSGGEVIDLLGRLRGGLDQRRRKDLIERFDLDPRKKGRTYSKGNRQKVAIVAALASTVDLLILDEPTSGLDPLMESVFQECIQEERAQGRTVLLSSHILAEVEALCDKVSIIRNGRTVESGTLAELRHLTRTSITAELAGPPNGLAKLADIHDLEVTGNRVRFDVETRSLDDALRQLTQVGVRSLVSQPPTLEELFLRHYTEGAGK; this is encoded by the coding sequence ATGGGAAACGCCATCTCGATCTCCGGCCTTCACAAGTCGTTCGGCGCGGCGAAGGCCCTAGACGGCCTCGATCTCCAGGTTCCCGTGGGGGAAGTCCACGGTTTTCTCGGCCCGAACGGCGCCGGGAAGTCCACCACCGTCCGAGTTCTGCTCGGGCTGCTGCACGCCGACGCCGGCGAGGTCAGCCTGCTCGACGGCGACCCGTGGCGCGACGCGGCGAGCCTGCACCACCGCCTCGCCTACGTGCCCGGCGACGTCAACCTCTGGCCCAACCTGTCGGGCGGCGAGGTGATCGACCTGCTCGGGCGCCTGCGCGGCGGGCTCGACCAGCGCCGGCGCAAGGACCTCATCGAGCGGTTCGACCTCGATCCGCGCAAGAAGGGCCGCACGTACTCGAAGGGCAACCGGCAGAAGGTCGCCATCGTGGCCGCGCTCGCGTCCACTGTGGACCTGCTGATCCTCGACGAGCCGACCTCGGGCCTCGACCCGCTCATGGAGTCGGTGTTCCAGGAGTGCATCCAGGAGGAACGCGCGCAGGGCCGCACCGTGCTGCTGTCGAGCCACATCCTTGCGGAGGTGGAAGCGTTGTGCGACAAGGTGAGCATCATCCGCAACGGCCGCACCGTCGAGTCCGGCACGCTCGCCGAGCTGCGCCACCTCACCCGCACTTCGATCACCGCGGAGCTGGCCGGCCCACCCAACGGCCTGGCCAAGCTCGCCGACATCCACGACCTCGAGGTCACCGGCAACCGCGTGCGCTTCGACGTCGAGACGCGGTCACTCGACGACGCGTTGCGCCAGCTCACGCAGGTCGGCGTGCGCAGCCTGGTGAGCCAGCCGCCGACGCTGGAGGAGCTCTTCCTGCGCCACTACACCGAAGGGGCCGGGAAATGA
- a CDS encoding GbsR/MarR family transcriptional regulator, which translates to MTTQRDEDAVRRYVESLGLVLSQIGMQRMAARVFAALMTTDEGQLTAADLASQLSVSPAAVSGAVRYLEQVGLVTKVREPGERRDHYRLYDDLWYATFLKRDRFLTMWRDAAEEGIDALGADTPAGKRLAEMQDFLSFALKEITNLYDRWHEERAKRRAAEA; encoded by the coding sequence ATGACGACGCAGCGAGACGAGGACGCCGTCCGCCGGTACGTCGAGAGCCTGGGCCTCGTGCTGTCGCAGATCGGGATGCAGCGCATGGCCGCCCGCGTCTTCGCGGCCCTGATGACGACCGACGAAGGTCAGCTCACGGCCGCCGATCTGGCGTCGCAGCTGTCGGTGAGCCCCGCGGCTGTTTCCGGTGCCGTGCGGTACCTGGAGCAGGTGGGGCTCGTGACGAAGGTCCGCGAGCCGGGGGAGCGCCGTGACCACTACCGGCTCTACGACGACCTTTGGTACGCCACGTTCCTCAAGCGCGACCGGTTCCTGACCATGTGGCGCGACGCGGCCGAGGAAGGCATCGACGCGCTGGGCGCGGACACGCCGGCCGGCAAGCGGCTGGCGGAGATGCAGGATTTCCTGTCGTTCGCGCTGAAAGAGATCACGAACCTCTACGACCGGTGGCACGAGGAGCGGGCGAAGCGGCGGGCCGCGGAAGCCTGA
- a CDS encoding TetR/AcrR family transcriptional regulator, giving the protein MGSRQDLVAAAAKVMREQGYAHATTKAIAQAAGYSEALLYKHFRDKTALFLAVLSEEMPALGATAARLTRHAADASLEQNLTELAGTALEFYRASFPISVSIFSSRDLLRTHRAALDSGHGPDQPIVLVETYLRAEAALGRIPAHTDLDAAARLLLGACFQQAFLDSFEDTDSGNAVAARLAKTVIAGLR; this is encoded by the coding sequence TTGGGAAGCCGTCAGGACCTCGTCGCCGCAGCCGCCAAGGTCATGCGAGAGCAGGGCTACGCACACGCGACCACCAAGGCCATCGCGCAGGCCGCGGGTTATTCGGAAGCCTTGCTGTACAAGCACTTCCGCGACAAGACGGCGTTGTTCCTCGCCGTGCTGAGCGAGGAAATGCCGGCGCTGGGCGCCACGGCCGCGCGCCTCACGCGCCACGCCGCGGACGCGTCGCTCGAACAGAACCTGACCGAGCTCGCCGGCACCGCACTCGAGTTCTACCGGGCGAGCTTCCCGATTTCGGTCTCGATCTTCTCGTCGCGCGACCTGCTGCGCACCCACCGCGCCGCACTCGACAGCGGACACGGCCCCGACCAGCCGATCGTCCTGGTGGAGACGTACCTGCGGGCCGAAGCCGCACTCGGCCGCATCCCCGCCCACACCGACCTCGACGCGGCCGCGCGCCTGCTGCTCGGCGCGTGCTTCCAGCAGGCCTTCCTGGACTCCTTCGAAGACACCGACAGCGGCAACGCCGTCGCGGCCCGCCTGGCGAAGACCGTGATCGCCGGGCTCCGGTGA
- a CDS encoding NAD(P)-dependent oxidoreductase, which yields MKITVLGASGRIGTLAVREALGRGWYVTAVVRSPERLHVASHPRLDVAVHALDDPSLAEALQGRDAIVLALGARDRRPTTVNADGARAVIAAAGATRFVAVSAIGLTTEGDDPFTRFVVKPILGALLRNGFDDLRVMESAIRASDLRWTIVRPPRLTDGPATGRVRFSKHGALRGGFVISRADVATFLLDAAEDTALIGETVGIARG from the coding sequence ATGAAGATCACCGTTCTCGGCGCGAGTGGGCGGATCGGCACGCTGGCCGTGCGGGAGGCGCTGGGCCGGGGCTGGTACGTGACGGCGGTGGTCCGGTCGCCCGAGCGGCTGCACGTCGCGAGCCATCCGCGGCTGGACGTCGCGGTGCACGCGCTGGACGACCCTTCGCTGGCCGAGGCGTTGCAGGGGCGCGACGCGATCGTGCTGGCGCTCGGGGCGCGCGACCGCCGTCCGACCACGGTGAACGCCGACGGCGCGCGGGCCGTGATCGCGGCGGCGGGGGCCACGCGGTTCGTCGCCGTGAGCGCGATCGGCCTGACGACCGAGGGCGACGACCCGTTCACGCGGTTCGTGGTCAAGCCCATCCTGGGTGCGTTGCTGCGCAACGGTTTCGACGATCTGCGCGTGATGGAGTCGGCGATCCGGGCCAGCGACCTGCGGTGGACGATCGTGCGTCCGCCTCGGCTCACCGACGGTCCGGCCACGGGCCGCGTGCGCTTCAGCAAGCACGGCGCGTTGCGTGGCGGCTTCGTCATTTCGCGCGCCGACGTTGCGACGTTCCTGCTCGACGCGGCGGAGGATACGGCGTTGATCGGGGAAACCGTCGGGATCGCGCGCGGTTGA
- a CDS encoding SGNH/GDSL hydrolase family protein produces the protein MALLRFFLFAALAPVLAVQALRVRRGTPRLPGAGGPAEGGTGDGPVVRLAVLGESTVDGVGVPAHADGLTGQLANELARRGLRVRWQAVGLTGATAAVVRSSLIARLAPADVVVVALGVNDTLELHSAARFRRDLLGVVVDVRRRLGPVPVVLAGVPPMASFPSLPRPLRDALSARSTALDTAAAELARLPGVTYSAMTPDLLHEGTFAEDRFHPGPVGYRDWAAVLAPDVAEAVAAALPGVTVVPHPREPRQPI, from the coding sequence ATGGCTCTCCTCCGGTTCTTCCTTTTCGCCGCGCTGGCCCCGGTCCTCGCGGTGCAAGCGCTGCGCGTCCGCCGCGGCACCCCACGCCTGCCCGGCGCCGGCGGCCCCGCCGAGGGCGGCACCGGCGACGGTCCGGTGGTCCGGCTCGCCGTGCTCGGGGAGTCCACCGTGGACGGCGTCGGAGTGCCCGCGCACGCCGACGGCCTCACCGGGCAGCTCGCGAACGAGCTCGCGCGCCGAGGTCTGCGGGTGCGCTGGCAGGCGGTCGGCCTGACGGGGGCGACCGCCGCCGTGGTCCGGAGCTCGCTGATCGCGCGGCTGGCGCCGGCTGACGTCGTGGTGGTCGCGCTGGGGGTGAACGACACCCTCGAGCTGCACTCGGCCGCGCGGTTCCGGCGCGACCTGCTCGGGGTGGTCGTCGACGTGCGGCGACGGCTGGGGCCGGTGCCGGTGGTCCTGGCCGGGGTGCCGCCGATGGCGAGCTTCCCGTCGTTGCCACGGCCGCTGCGGGACGCGCTGTCCGCGCGCTCGACGGCGTTGGACACGGCGGCGGCCGAGCTCGCACGGCTGCCGGGCGTCACGTACTCGGCGATGACGCCCGACCTCCTGCACGAGGGCACGTTCGCCGAGGACCGCTTCCACCCGGGGCCGGTCGGGTACCGCGACTGGGCCGCGGTGCTGGCGCCCGACGTGGCCGAGGCGGTGGCCGCCGCCCTACCGGGGGTCACGGTGGTTCCGCATCCGAGGGAGCCGCGCCAGCCCATCTGA
- a CDS encoding RNA polymerase sigma factor: MTDVQTTEVDPPWEGLTGVDLHAACMEAARGGDRRAMAKLVDELTPLVWHVARANGLNRQVAEDVVQTVWLALFSQLEKLRDPRALAAWLITTARREAAHPYGRRVQPVPLSDEVAENLESTHPAPEDEAVRADNDRRVWRAFLRLPTRCQELLRLTVLAGRAEYQAVADAMRMPRGSIGPTRGRCLDTMRDLLAGEGGGR, from the coding sequence GTGACCGACGTGCAAACCACCGAGGTAGACCCGCCATGGGAAGGCCTGACCGGCGTCGACCTGCACGCTGCCTGCATGGAGGCGGCGCGGGGCGGTGACCGGCGGGCGATGGCGAAACTCGTCGACGAGCTGACGCCGCTCGTCTGGCACGTCGCGCGCGCGAACGGGCTGAACCGCCAGGTCGCCGAGGACGTCGTGCAGACCGTGTGGCTCGCTCTGTTCAGCCAGCTGGAGAAGCTGCGCGATCCGCGCGCGCTGGCCGCCTGGCTGATCACCACCGCGAGACGCGAAGCAGCCCACCCGTACGGGCGCCGCGTCCAGCCGGTGCCGTTGAGCGACGAGGTCGCCGAGAACCTCGAAAGCACCCATCCCGCGCCCGAAGACGAAGCCGTGCGTGCCGACAACGACCGACGGGTCTGGCGCGCCTTCCTCCGGCTGCCCACCCGCTGCCAGGAACTGCTTCGCCTCACTGTTCTCGCCGGCCGCGCCGAATACCAGGCGGTGGCCGACGCGATGCGGATGCCACGCGGCAGCATCGGACCCACCAGGGGTCGTTGCCTCGACACGATGCGCGATCTCCTCGCAGGAGAAGGGGGTGGCCGATGA
- a CDS encoding carboxypeptidase regulatory-like domain-containing protein, whose product MNDIGVPGSGSALPDDETLLADLGRFLDELDPPPDDLVQRVQFALELENLDVEIARWERAGELAGVRSTATGTITFTVSDLTVMINLTRIGKLHRIDGWLAPAGEYEVEMRVADEGTFSTVADEGGRFVLENVPCGTTQILVHLGEGPRRRTVVTPTVVL is encoded by the coding sequence ATGAACGACATCGGCGTGCCGGGAAGTGGCAGCGCTCTGCCTGACGACGAGACGCTGCTTGCCGACCTAGGCCGTTTCCTCGACGAGCTGGACCCGCCGCCGGACGACCTGGTACAGCGGGTCCAGTTCGCGCTCGAACTGGAGAACCTCGACGTCGAGATCGCGCGCTGGGAGCGTGCCGGCGAGCTCGCCGGCGTCCGCAGCACGGCCACGGGCACGATCACGTTCACGGTCAGCGACCTGACGGTGATGATCAACCTCACTCGCATCGGCAAGCTGCACCGGATCGACGGCTGGCTCGCGCCCGCCGGCGAGTACGAGGTGGAGATGCGCGTGGCCGACGAGGGCACGTTCTCCACCGTCGCCGACGAGGGCGGCCGGTTCGTGCTCGAGAACGTGCCGTGCGGGACCACGCAGATCCTGGTGCACCTCGGTG